The Oryzias latipes chromosome 8, ASM223467v1 genomic interval ATGGAGTTTTTCCTGGGAAATCCGTTCAGCACGGCGGTGGGACAGCGGATCGGTGAGCGCCTGTTGAGCCAAGAAGGGTTTATTGCGTAAAAGCGCAGCGCTTCTTTGCGGTGGCTCCCTCAGCCGCTTGCTGCAGCCTCATCTCTGCCGAGCTGCGCCTGTTTGCCTCGATTCACTCCGGTCTGATGCGCAAAAAATCCTCCTAAGGAAAGCGCAGGTTAAATGTAACGCAAACAGGCGCTTAGGACGTGGCGTCACTGAGACAATGACTTGGCAGAGGAGCGAGGATGAGGTGCTTAAATCGATTGGTTGATGCCTTCTCGGTTTAACCCGTAAATGGCTGGGCGGGACATCCCCCTGACCCAAATGTGATGCAGCATATGGTCAGCTGAAGCCATGGATGTGGAacattgtgttatttttaacgCGTGAGGATGGAGAGGTGGACGCGCACAGGAACTGCATGATTAACACTTCTTCATTAATATCATGTTAATTTTTTCCCTAAAGTGTAACTGTGACTTTATTCTCAACTCTGGCCAAAGTATTGTCTTCCTAAAAACATAACCCCTGTTTTAAAGAGTAATAATCTAAACATACACAAGTTTATTATAGTATAATATTAATGTTGCTATAAAATAAGGTTTTCTTGCCAACATTTTAATAAGACGTAAAAACTGATGaacaatatttttcttcttgcttCCAAATTTGCTTTAAACACATATAGACAAAGTTATTcgtttatgttgttgtttattttatgatattttatgtgagcatgataaaaaatgtacaaccaaaactaaaagaaacaacaacctTGCCTTTGCCTCAGTGCATCCTGATTTTTATGACCATCTGTTTTCCTCATTACCATCTATTTGACATGAAAATCtatattatttatctttgacTTTACCGTTCCAAAGCTACCTTTGTCTTTTTGTATAACTTTGAACAGAATCATTTACACGTTTCAAAATCTAAActgttttctgttatttgtttGTGACATTAACAGCATTTGTgtgggaaaaacatttaattttcatgTAATTACTACTTTACATTAAGGGATGTTGCACAGGATGAACACATTATAAAATGGAAGAATATGACAAATAGACTGTtggaaactttatttaaaaacctttgttAGCATTTAAAcataagaaaacagaaacaatgtACAGTTTCGTGCTGCGGTTACTTGAACTGGCAAACTTGACAAAAAGAACGGAATCAGAAATCTATCTCTTTAAGCATTTTGATGAGCTTGAAACATGCAAACGGAGTTTCCTGAAGTTACCTGATTTTATCTTCATCACCTTCATGACTGATTATCTATCATCCATGATTGCTTCTCCTCAGCCCATTTTtcccctctcttttttttgtttgtatgggTTTGTGTAATTACCACCCCTTTCCGGTGTTTTCAGACAGTTTACGCCCAAACTGTAACCGGCAGCTTCTCATTTTCTTGGTTCTCGCCCTAATGTTTGCAGACATCTGAGCTGTGTCCAGCATCTTTTTGTTTATCTGTGCATTGAATTGCCCTCTTAGAGAGTCTTATAATCCTTTCCATTGTTTCCTGTGGACAGCTGTTTGCTTGGCTTTCACAAAGCCAGGCTGTTCAGCCGTTAAGTAAGATGTCATGTTTTGATGTTTAGACTGTTAAATCCACATTCTCTGttcatccacctttgttttgttttgaagaatAGGATGTGGTCTGAGTAACACTTTTTTATGACCATGAtcttttaaagtctcactctgatcatcttttaatctatttcaaaagtattcccagtgagtttttttaactatgatttGTATGGTTTGTAGCCAAAATCGAAAAACATATCCTTTTCAAGAACGTaaattctgcagagcagcagttagAAACATCCCTGTGAGTTCTGGGCGGGACCACTGGCATGGAGTACGCTAACActcacttcccgtcacccatttGTTTATAAGCTCTTCTTTAGTTTACAGCCCccacagccccaacctaacattagcaatgcaacaaaaatggtgatcagtATTGGAGCTATGACGCCGTTTAGTtttcggacgaggaaaacacacGTGGATTTAGTTGTCTGCAAGTCGATGTGTATCAGAGTCTGATTTTTTTGCCAACTgccttttttcgtctgctttGATTCACAgagaataaggaaatactcagaaaggctaTTTTAagcagaattttctttatatacagtatatcctccattatcagaaaaaggccacaagaacagattaaaaacaccaaaaacacaagttgCTTACTTTTTGTTCGTTCCTGCGTCATTATTTTCTTAAGCTTTCTTGCTCTAAACTTGAAGTTTGAAAGCATAGTTTATTATATGTACATTGATGTATGACATTAATgtgcacaaaaaaaattgtatttagaCAAATTTCTCAAATTTGGGAGTtttgctccttttcttttttgtcttatcCTTGTCACAACATTGTTTTGAATATCACCAAACCCTCACAAAGTTGTTTCTTGTACTTGTACTtgtagttaaagggttaactgtTGCCATCAAAATACCATCAGCAGTGGACGGTCAGTTCACGTGCTTCTCAGCATTGCAGGGCATTGCCTCTAGGTTTTAGAAtaggtttttaaaattaaattaacaaaTGAAATTAGTCACAgttcatttttatcttcagaaagtgaaaggaatctggaaaaaaaaaattgttagacGTAAAAATCTAAATCTGCAGAAAAACCAGGGTGAGATGACGTTTTTGCCCAAAAATCCATGAATGTTCCACATCCATgtagatttaatattattttaaatacattttgtacaGTATTCGTCTttctcacttttctttcttgacCTAGTTGCAAGTTTTCACagagaaagaaaatacaaaccAATGACTTTTTGTAGTTTCTTTCAGAAAAAGTTccatgattaattttttttaattcctgtgTACGAATTTCAAATTTGTGTCTAAAACTACAGTCATTTGTTCTcatccattttgtttttaaagaaaaaataataccTTTCAAAGTCAAATGAGCATTGAAAAATATGgggtttttaaaactttttaaatcataaaatgaACCAAAAGGGAAATGGATTTTGTTAGTTTTACATTcagaaatgaaagttttttgtgAAACGTAAAAtcatttgtgaaaaaacacataaCCCTTACTGTATGGTGTTTTCTGTACATTCATGTTCCCTCTGACTTGCTTTTGCCAGAGCGGGCCACCAGCTCCAGCTTACAGTCTGAAGACTGGGAACTCAACTTGGAGATCTGCGACACGATCAACAGCTCAGAGGAGGggtgtgtgttttctgtcaaCATCTGGGAAAAGTCGTCCGTGTGGAGCTGCACACCTCAAAATCCTCTAAATACTCTTCACAGGCCCAAAGATGCAATCCGAGCAATAAAGAAGAGGATCATCGGGAACAAGAACTTCAAGGAGGTCATGCTGACACTGACTGTGAGTTCTGCTTCGGTTTGTCATTGTAGAAGCTGGATCGTTTTTCCTCTTACCTGTGCTGGTTGTACTTTAGGTCCTGGAGACCTGCGTGAAGAACTGTGGCAACAGATTTCACATCCTGGTGACAACACGGGATTTCATAGAGGGGGTTCTGGTACGCGCCATCATCCCGAGTAACAACCCTCCGCTGATTGTGCACGACAGAGTGCTCGGCATCATACAGGTGAGGCGTTCAGGGAGGAAGAAAAGTCGGTTTTACTGGCACTGCAACATTTTTTACCCATGCATTAGCAGATGGGTGAGGTAACACAAGTCCTTTGGGCTCCAGGCCAAAGGGAGGTGCCAGTGAGTACCAAAAAgacttaaataaagatttaaagttcattttttaccAGCTGCTGCACACttgggtgtgtgaaatttgttcccAGGTTTTTTAGTCCTCCCCTGCGCTGCAGTCAGATCTTctttcagaaaacatttgatgCTTAAACCTCCCCCCATCCAACCACTTATCGCTTAGAGTCAAGCATTTGATGGACCTTTACTAATGTAAACTAATGTAAACTTTACTAATTTAAGTCTTTCATGACGGTGCAAAGCCTCTgttctctgcaacagaatcaattgaataaaataaacactttactactgtacagtgttgcatatcagcacaaaccTGCCTTTCTCCACTACAGAATCCGCTGGATttatgttaattgcataaaatGGTTGTtgaaagctccagtgttaaagggttagttaatttgttttgctttttttatgtttaaaatcttttaataGATACTAATGATGTAAATGTAGTTTacatttcacattttgtttggttatttataaaaaataagtcTTTCCACAGCTTTCATTCTTTTAGCGTGTTCCACtctctttattttgtcttgttGTCTTTAATTCGCTcatcactttaaataaaaattatgcCTTATTGACCAAATGTGAGTTTATTATATACAGTAAGAGTGATAACATGTGGGTGGAGAGGCCTCATGTGAATTTTTGCCCTGGGCCCTATATTCTCTTGCAGCACTCTTGCATGTCAATAATTCTTGTCTTTCAAGGCGTGGGCTGACGCATTCCGGAGTTCGCCTGACCTTACCGGAGTGGTGTCCGTGTACGAAGACCTGCGCAGGAAAGGACTGGAGTTCCCTGTGACTCCACAGGAGGGCTACATGCCGGTCCAAACCACAAAAAAGGTGCAGGCAGGGCCGGATGCCGGTTTTCTTCCCTCCTAACCACTGTTTGACATCTGCGGTCGTTTTCTCTTTCTTGCTGCTTCTGCTCCTCTTGCCTGTCAGACTTTGTCTGGAAACGGACCTGCTGTCACCGCTTTGCCTGCTGTGCGTCTATCTTCCCAAACTCCTCAGACCTCTGTGCTAACTCTGGCTCTCGACGGGACCAATCCCTTCACTCCCAGCCAGGTGACACAGCAAGAAAATGGTTATCTTAACGTCCCGCTTGTCTTAGTGAATGAACAACGTCTGCAAACTCAAAAGAGACACTGTCAGCATACACAACTGCTTTTGCTCTGTGTGGTTCTCAACTCATCATGTTTGCTgtcatgcaaagtgccttctAACAGGAAAATATCACTCATGTAGGTGCAAAGGCTAAAGACTGATCTGGGAATGGTGCGAAGCAACCTGAGCATAATGTCAGACATGATGCGTCAGCTGGACCCCGTCACGGTGAAGCAGGCAGACATGGAGCTGCTGGAGGTAAAAACATCAATCTTTGCTCCTTAGTCCGGAAATATTGAGGCTATTTTTTCTCTCAGGTtgctggattctttttttttttgttatgtggATAATGCTTCTGTCCCCTTAACTGATCTAGCTCCTTATGCGTTGTGTGATGCATCGGCCCCCTCAATCCCCTCCCCACCCACACATTCTTTGTGTCGTTGTGTCTTTAGCAGCTATACACAGTTTGTAAGGAAATGCAGGACAGGATAGTGAAGATCATCCCCAAACTCAACGAGGAGAAGCTGATTGAAGAGTTACTGGCCGCCAACGATGAAATGAACACTGCCTTTACTCGCTACCAGAGGTACCTGCAATGGTTGACGTTCGCTCGCTCCGCTTCTGCCGAATTTGTTTTATTcctcctgatgggtttttgtgcTGCTTCCAGGTTTGAAAAGCGAATAACAAACGGGCAAGGCTCCGATCTTCAGGTAAGCACCTCTGTTTGATCAAGTTCTTTGAAGAAAACGTTATCATGTGTCAATTTTATTTTCCTCGTTTACAGTTGATTACCGGTAGGTCAGtaaccttaaaaaagaaaagaaaaggtacTCAAATTCACATTTTCAATTTAAACAAATGCTTTCAAGCATTTCTTTGTGTTGGGAATAATTTAATGCAAAAGTAATATATTCGAGTAACTTCTTTTCCTGTATCAAAGCAGTGCAAGATACTTCTCAAATATTTTcgtaatgtttttctgtttacaagTTCCGtaactattattttttaagattcaGTACCAACCATCCATAAATCTAAGAcccaaaaattgtgtttttggtgctttttttcttctttgtggcatttttctgatgatggatgtcacatatgaagaaaatgaagcctTAAATTTCCTTTCtgaggatttatttatttaaatcgttgtaaatcaccagcagatgaaaaaaggctgtttgaaaagaagaatatttttttgaCATAggaaatacactgggcgggcaacaagttccctgctctgctacATTCTGATGCATACACTTGTAGACAGATAGATTCatatatgtctttgttttcctcatctgagctggtatctggctcaaaactgtacgactggatagctctggTTTTGcttgcattttttgttgtattactATTGTTAGATTTGGgagtgtgatgggctgtaagatagcgggaaggcacgtaaacagatggatgacaagAAGTAGGGACAGTCttgttgctccacgccaacattcagaggtgaatttctaatgaacacttgccactctgcagaaactatgtcctagaaaatgacacacgtcttttgattttggccaaaaacagcataattgtaattaaaagaacactgggaacgattttacaaTGCAATACACTTACTGAGTCACTGAGCCAAATTTCCTTGTTAGACTTTATAGGAAAAACCCTTTCATTGGTCCCTAATATGAGTTTCATGCCCTGCAGCATACTGGAGGTACCTGTCCTGGGTGTACCCCaactttgcccaacagtagctgggataggctccagcagccttaTGACGCCAAAAGGGATTAAGAATTTTTGGAAaaggaatggatggatgtatggttGAGTGTTTTTAACCTCAACGTGTTGCATTTTAACCTGCTTTCATCAGGTTGCATCATGCTCTTTATCTGTTctgcattttgacatttttcatagTAGAAattcttaaatttctttattatGAAGTAAACTGACTGAAGCTGAGGTGTGGTCTTCCATTTGGGCTTCATGTGCTTTCATTtaccaaaaataaactttattttagagATTATCATTAAAccattttgcctaaaaatgtgaaaaaaaatagctGTACACTTGTAATTTTATATTCTACTTTTGTGGGTTttacaaaggaaaaacatttaaaagcaaaacaagagtCATTAAACGCATTACAGTTCTGACAGCAAGATAGTAAGGTATGGGTTCACTTTAAAATATCATTAATAAGTAATGTATAATGTTATTAATCTGTTACAAcagtattaaataaaaatccagaATTTGGGTAATATTTTGTGCAAACGCAAACTAAAACTACCATTTTTCTCTtactaaataatattaaaattaatCTACAACTAATTAGATAAAATATTTCGGCATTGGGAGTCCAAACCAGCTGTGTCTAAAGACCTACTGGAGACtgtatctcctctttgtttGCAGCTTTTGTCTTCAGAGAGGAGCGCTTCTTTCCCTCAGAACATCAACACAGTTTGCAGGGGTGGTCCCTCCTTCCTATGGCATCTGAACACAACAATGGAAAGgttcaaatgtgtgtttttcatttgtttctttcaGAGCCACACCTACATCAACCTTGCGGATCAGGACGGGAAGAGCGAGACGGTCAGCCGGTCTGGCATTGCCTCTGTGAAGAGCGACAGCTCCCTCAGCCTGTCCAAACCTGACAGTTTATCCAGTCAAATGGCCAAACTTAGTAAGTTCTTTGTTTGGCttcctctttttgttgttgcagtgAACAACGACATAAATGGGAAACATTCAGGCCACTCTCTGTTTGTGTTGTTCCTGCTTCTCCATGTCGCCTTCTGCATGATTTTTCCCAATCAAAAACACATCATGACAACAGCAGCTccttaaatatttctaaaatcctttaAATACGGGTGGGAAATGATGTCCCGAATAATCCCGAAGGAAAATTTCCTTCGGGATTATTaaagtctatctatctatctatgtccTGACTGGTTTGCAGCATTAGACAACGTTCAGAGGTCTAGAACCTCCAGGTAAAGGAAAAGCAACCAAAAATCTGTAAAACTGTTTGACAAAGTGTGTCCGTTGGTTTGTGTTAAGTCCATTTCAAAGCCGTTTTTGTTCATTGGTTGTTTTCATATTGGCTAGACGTGACGTTTCTAAACTTtccaaaaaaggaagaaaataggCGAGAAAGATCAACTTGTCAGTTGCTGGAACACACCCAACATGGCTGAGCTCACATATCATcagtcacctgtcaatcaaagtaaaaaaacatggaaaaagatCACTCTTCAAACAGCTGACCTTGATGTTAGGTTACAGACAGTCACGTAAAGGCAAAACACGGGTTCTTAAAGACACATTTAGCCCacggtgtttacactggacaagcagggaggggcttcttcttcttcttctgttttctagtgcatgtccgccacttacagttggaagagtattggtgtgaaatgtcaaagtggtgcaaaacTCACCACTCTTGCTCCAGGctgtttctttcacagctctattcggatatatgaaagacttggtgtcatagaattccagccgggtaCAAACCACGATTATTATTTCCCCCTTTGTGATCAATGTTTagacggttggcacttctgtcaaagtttgacaagGTTTCAAAGGACGCACCTTTGGGATGTAGAGCTGGAATACAATCTTAAAATTGGGCACAGCCACCCATGTATGCAGGAGTTTTAAACGTGGAAGCCCGAAATGGGAAAACATTTACGTAGAATTTTCATTAGAAGTGGTTGCTATGTTGCCAAAGccaatgtgaacgtagcttcaaaACTAAtcacacagttaaaaaaatggattacaGTAAAATTATGTACATTTCTGTTGTGAGGGTTGTACCATTATTTATTGGAATGAACGGACAAGCAGGCAAACATATGTGGCTTTCAAATGTAAGTGTGCTTCATTGTGGAAGTTGCCCCTTGAATATGACCTGAAATGTTTTGGCTTTTTGATGTGTTTAAAACCAAACGCCTTTGACATTAATGCTTTCAAAAACACCCCAGTCTGTGCGTTTGCAGTCATGACAGTTTTGCTGCAGTAAGCCAAAGTTCTGTGCCGAAAGCGGTCCGTGCTCTAACAGTGTTTCACATGTTGCTCTTGCAGGTACGAGTGAGTCAGATGACACTTTATCACCCAAAACAGAAGTCCTAAGTCAACCGAAAGCCGGGTATGGAAACATGCAATCAAATGTTTGTGGTTTGGTGTTTTATAAGAAATTCTCATTTTAGGAAACGGATGacaaatcacaaaaatatcacaaaaacaggattttatcatctaaaaaacgttgccagagtccgcccgtttctctctcttgccagtacagaggtgctaatgcatgcttttattaccagcagattagattattgtaatgccctgctctctggtcttcccagaacaagaatagcaaatcttcaactgctgcaaaattcagcagcacgcgttctgacgaggaccagggggcgggaacacattacaccagttttaagatcgctgcattggctccctgtgcaattcaggattgattttaaagttcttttattggtttacaaatgtttttatggtctcgggccttcatatttatctgacatgattttaaagtatgagcccctcgcggaccctgaggtcctctgatacaggccttttggttattccaaaagtaagaacaaagacatacggcgaggcctcattccgtttttacggacctcgcctgtggaacagcctcccagagagcctaagggccgcagagactgttcatgtttttacaggaaggcttaagacctacctttttaatttagcttttagttgaattttaggattttaaattttctttttttattatttatttatttatttatttattcatttatttattatttttaaaatattttaattatttatttatttatttttcttttaactagttttatatgtgtatgtaaatacatttatttatttatttattctattaatttttaagtcgctcttactatttcatatgcctattaaggtttatgtaattatttgtttttgtccatgttttatacatattttaattttattccttttacattttattacactccagtgttttcctctgagggatcctccacatcagtgactgacccttctcagtgagcggggacgctgcagtgggatctcctgggtctgactcttttgatcggatctggggggttctgtggtagtgttctccgtgaacttgggttggggggtcgctggtgtggacatgtccccaaaatatcgtttccccacgTCAGGACAAAGCctggtctctacattctatcattttatcacttttttatttatttattcatttatttattgatgtgtgtgtgtgtgggagtgtgtgtgtgtgtttgtgtttttgcgcgcgggggggggggggggggggttgtcgcacaatttgtcttgtcatcttgtttttaaattttattgttttttatgcacagcactttgagtgacatatgttgttgaaaaagtgctatataaataaaggttgatttgatttgatttgatgagaTCCACACAAAACTGAAGCTTTGAGGAAATGTGAAGCTAGTTTAATAGTTGTGTTCTGTGGACCAATGACTACTTAAAACAGGTCTCTCCTTGTTGTTTTGCTCTATAATCTCATTTATTGGCCCCTAACATGCGAATGGTGTCCTGCAGGAACAGCAGTGAGGACACAGCAGATGGTTTGGCTCAAGCTCAGAACAGCAGTCTACAAATCAGTGGAATGGTGAGTCGGGACGGCGTgtcatctgtgtttttctacGGTTCAGAAGTTCACTCATGGCCTTAATCGGGCTGCTGATAAATCGGCTCCTGTGTGTCATGTGATCTTTAGAAGAAAACTGAAGGATCTCCCTCTCCCTAAAGACGAAAATGTGCCAACTAAACTTTAGTGAATGTTGTTGGTATGACTCAGCCGCTCACTCCTGTTATATGAACTCTGTGTGCTCTAAGGATGACAGTCCAGCCTCGACCCGCAGCTCTTCACCCAAGTTAGAATGGATGATAAAAAGGGGAATGGTGGGTTCTTCTCAGAAAATGACTGTCCCTGCTTGGCaccctccagcgccccctgcCTGTTGGTTTTAGTTGTGACACTGGCAGTTCAAGTGCTGTGgtcttgtttgctttttttgggttttctgtttGAGGGTGGTTTGCATGCCGTTTGTGGAACATATGAGCATGGGAATGTTTGGTTCACGTTGTTCAGAAAcgattttgtcttcttttggGGGTCTGGTGGCGTGAGGTGTTAATGGTGGTGCCCCTCTAATTTGAGTCACTAAGCTGCTCCTGTCTGTCTCTCAGATTCCTCTCAACCAGTCTTCTGTGATGGATGACATTGAAAAATGGCTTGCATTGGAGGATGAGGTCAGTATATCACATTCACTAAATTCAGAAGATGAATATTTACTTTCTTATAGTTTGTCTGATCAATTCATTTTTGAGGAATTGGAAGCAGATTTGACAATCAAAGAATCTAAATTTAAATTCTGGTTGAGGTCATTTACTGCTTCCCTCATCTCTGACCTCCAGGTTATTCATTCAATGATGGAAAGAAATCAGCTAGATCCCTCTGGGATGCAACACCAATGACTTTGTGTTTGAGAGAAGAGACATTTCATCTGATTTTATGGGCAGTGAGCTTAAAAAGAAGCCCATTGGACTATAATTAAACTAcatatatttctatttattctTCTGAATTGCATCGTGCATCAATtgctgcattttaaaataaatgatgttCTCACTTTGTGGCATATTCTCttctaaaataatgaaataaaatgtgttttctttttgaatttaTAACAGATGAATTAGTGCATTTAACAGAAACTGtattgataaaaatgtaaacccCTGAAATGTATTTACCAGTTAAATGAAGCGTTGTTGCTTTGTGTCAGTTTGATATATAAAACCATAAATCTCTCTAACTTCTACATAAAAGAACTTATTGTACTTGATAAAAACACATACTTTCCTGAATAAcattttactgaaaaacattATTATGGAAAATAAATCTAATTATTGTCAACtttctgcatgaagcagaaagaatcttttaacatgtttgcatttatttatattttttataatatttcttcatgtgtgtttgttttgtgtggcAGTACGATGACTTTGAGGAATCTGATGGTGTGACGAGTGAAGGTGAGGACCTCCAAaccttgtttttacatttttccaaacGCTATCAATATTTTGGTGAAACATTATTAccctttacattttaaaaggagGCTGCTgcatgaaataattaatgtttgaactgtttttgactgttttgaactgtttaaagacccactctgatcatcatttgatctattgtaaagtcttttccagtggtctttaagtatgattatgccgtttttagccaaagtctaAAAACCTGTctgacacagtttctgcagagcagcaggagtttactAGAAAATCATCTTtgagttgtgagtgggactgtTAGGGCAGAGccagcccgcccccacttcccatcacgcATCAGTTTAtgcactctcctgctagcttacagcccctcaaacccccaacctaacattagcggtgcagcaaaaaGGGGCGAGAAACTTTggagccgtacagttttaaagcAGTccggctcagacgaggaaaacgaagacgtacatagatctaCAAGTCTGTCtaaaggcagggatgcccagtttagtttagtttgtttggtttagtttgaagtcagttgttgtattttataactgatt includes:
- the LOC101156253 gene encoding target of Myb protein 1 isoform X1 is translated as MEFFLGNPFSTAVGQRIERATSSSLQSEDWELNLEICDTINSSEEGPKDAIRAIKKRIIGNKNFKEVMLTLTVLETCVKNCGNRFHILVTTRDFIEGVLVRAIIPSNNPPLIVHDRVLGIIQAWADAFRSSPDLTGVVSVYEDLRRKGLEFPVTPQEGYMPVQTTKKTLSGNGPAVTALPAVRLSSQTPQTSVLTLALDGTNPFTPSQVQRLKTDLGMVRSNLSIMSDMMRQLDPVTVKQADMELLEQLYTVCKEMQDRIVKIIPKLNEEKLIEELLAANDEMNTAFTRYQRFEKRITNGQGSDLQSHTYINLADQDGKSETVSRSGIASVKSDSSLSLSKPDSLSSQMAKLSTSESDDTLSPKTEVLSQPKAGNSSEDTADGLAQAQNSSLQISGMDDSPASTRSSSPKLEWMIKRGMIPLNQSSVMDDIEKWLALEDEYDDFEESDGVTSEEFDKFLAERAKAAERLPSLRASSQESPYSES
- the LOC101156253 gene encoding target of Myb protein 1 isoform X5, with the translated sequence MEFFLGNPFSTAVGQRIERATSSSLQSEDWELNLEICDTINSSEEGPKDAIRAIKKRIIGNKNFKEVMLTLTVLETCVKNCGNRFHILVTTRDFIEGVLVRAIIPSNNPPLIVHDRVLGIIQAWADAFRSSPDLTGVVSVYEDLRRKGLEFPVTPQEGYMPVQTTKKVQRLKTDLGMVRSNLSIMSDMMRQLDPVTVKQADMELLELYTVCKEMQDRIVKIIPKLNEEKLIEELLAANDEMNTAFTRYQRFEKRITNGQGSDLQSHTYINLADQDGKSETVSRSGIASVKSDSSLSLSKPDSLSSQMAKLSTSESDDTLSPKTEVLSQPKAGNSSEDTADGLAQAQNSSLQISGMDDSPASTRSSSPKLEWMIKRGMIPLNQSSVMDDIEKWLALEDEYDDFEESDGVTSEEFDKFLAERAKAAERLPSLRASSQESPYSES
- the LOC101156253 gene encoding target of Myb protein 1 isoform X3, whose product is MEFFLGNPFSTAVGQRIERATSSSLQSEDWELNLEICDTINSSEEGPKDAIRAIKKRIIGNKNFKEVMLTLTVLETCVKNCGNRFHILVTTRDFIEGVLVRAIIPSNNPPLIVHDRVLGIIQAWADAFRSSPDLTGVVSVYEDLRRKGLEFPVTPQEGYMPVQTTKKTLSGNGPAVTALPAVRLSSQTPQTSVLTLALDGTNPFTPSQVQRLKTDLGMVRSNLSIMSDMMRQLDPVTVKQADMELLEQLYTVCKEMQDRIVKIIPKLNEEKLIEELLAANDEMNTAFTRYQRFEKRITNGQGSDLQSHTYINLADQDGKSETVSRSGIASVKSDSSLSLSKPDSLSSQMAKLSTSESDDTLSPKTEVLSQPKAGNSSEDTADGLAQAQNSSLQISGMIPLNQSSVMDDIEKWLALEDEYDDFEESDGVTSEEFDKFLAERAKAAERLPSLRASSQESPYSES
- the LOC101156253 gene encoding target of Myb protein 1 isoform X2 encodes the protein MEFFLGNPFSTAVGQRIERATSSSLQSEDWELNLEICDTINSSEEGPKDAIRAIKKRIIGNKNFKEVMLTLTVLETCVKNCGNRFHILVTTRDFIEGVLVRAIIPSNNPPLIVHDRVLGIIQAWADAFRSSPDLTGVVSVYEDLRRKGLEFPVTPQEGYMPVQTTKKTLSGNGPAVTALPAVRLSSQTPQTSVLTLALDGTNPFTPSQVQRLKTDLGMVRSNLSIMSDMMRQLDPVTVKQADMELLELYTVCKEMQDRIVKIIPKLNEEKLIEELLAANDEMNTAFTRYQRFEKRITNGQGSDLQSHTYINLADQDGKSETVSRSGIASVKSDSSLSLSKPDSLSSQMAKLSTSESDDTLSPKTEVLSQPKAGNSSEDTADGLAQAQNSSLQISGMDDSPASTRSSSPKLEWMIKRGMIPLNQSSVMDDIEKWLALEDEYDDFEESDGVTSEEFDKFLAERAKAAERLPSLRASSQESPYSES
- the LOC101156253 gene encoding target of Myb protein 1 isoform X4, translating into MEFFLGNPFSTAVGQRIERATSSSLQSEDWELNLEICDTINSSEEGPKDAIRAIKKRIIGNKNFKEVMLTLTVLETCVKNCGNRFHILVTTRDFIEGVLVRAIIPSNNPPLIVHDRVLGIIQAWADAFRSSPDLTGVVSVYEDLRRKGLEFPVTPQEGYMPVQTTKKVQRLKTDLGMVRSNLSIMSDMMRQLDPVTVKQADMELLEQLYTVCKEMQDRIVKIIPKLNEEKLIEELLAANDEMNTAFTRYQRFEKRITNGQGSDLQSHTYINLADQDGKSETVSRSGIASVKSDSSLSLSKPDSLSSQMAKLSTSESDDTLSPKTEVLSQPKAGNSSEDTADGLAQAQNSSLQISGMDDSPASTRSSSPKLEWMIKRGMIPLNQSSVMDDIEKWLALEDEYDDFEESDGVTSEEFDKFLAERAKAAERLPSLRASSQESPYSES